The following are encoded in a window of Gammaproteobacteria bacterium genomic DNA:
- a CDS encoding ATP-binding protein, with protein sequence MRSLFQFRSVRRKLFVGVLFTTLAALLVTGGSLLAYDLHTVRDTLSHDLSTQAELIGRACLPALQFDDAKVANDNLALLQARPIIDAAALYNAKGAVFGRYIRGGGTAEFPPLPGADEVRFDGQEITANRRIIDNGEIIGTIYLHAHYDLLQRVRSYLGIVLAVGSLAMLISLLLSTWLQATVTKPILAIASLSQQVVEKDDYSVRAQKSTDDEIGYLADAFNRMLTEIGGRTDALEASNRDLAHEITEREGAEQALRNSEKRYRALVSTLSTVVWVANRDWEFEGEQASWEAYTGQSGNEYRGKGWRKAFHPDDLPALERSIAHAIRTRETFEAEFRLWQASSAQYRIVSLRPVAVFDAGGAFREWIGTLTDIDDRRRAEDEVRRLNVELEARVEERTRKLQEANGELEAFSYSVSHDLRAPLRAIDGFSQTLLLEYGEKVEEKMRGYLMRIKAGAVRMGQLIEDLLSLSRISRLELRRQEVDVSAIAHGVLEDLQQREPERKVQYSVWDGVTVDADPRLVRVALENLLGNAWKFTSKVLEAKIEFGMMQEGARQVMFVRDNGAGFDMAYSDKLFGAFQRLHGVHEFPGTGIGLATVQRIVLRHGGRIWCQAKPDKGATFFFTVNEDRGEPPRAPA encoded by the coding sequence GTGAGATCGCTCTTCCAGTTCAGGTCGGTGCGACGCAAGCTGTTCGTGGGGGTGTTGTTCACCACCCTGGCGGCGCTCCTGGTCACCGGCGGCTCGCTGCTCGCCTACGACCTGCACACCGTGCGCGACACCCTGAGCCACGACCTCTCGACGCAGGCCGAGCTCATCGGCCGCGCCTGCCTGCCGGCGCTGCAGTTCGACGACGCCAAGGTGGCGAACGACAACCTGGCCCTGCTGCAGGCGCGCCCCATCATCGACGCGGCCGCCCTCTACAACGCCAAGGGCGCGGTCTTCGGCCGCTACATCCGCGGCGGCGGGACGGCGGAGTTCCCGCCCTTGCCCGGCGCGGACGAGGTGCGCTTCGACGGGCAGGAGATCACCGCCAACCGCCGCATCATCGACAACGGCGAGATCATCGGCACCATCTACCTGCACGCCCACTACGACCTCTTGCAGCGCGTGCGCAGCTACCTCGGCATCGTGCTGGCGGTGGGGAGCCTCGCGATGCTGATCTCGCTGCTGCTCTCCACCTGGCTGCAGGCCACCGTGACCAAGCCCATCCTCGCCATCGCCAGCCTCTCGCAGCAGGTGGTGGAGAAGGACGACTACTCGGTGCGCGCGCAGAAGAGCACCGACGACGAGATCGGCTACCTCGCCGACGCCTTCAACCGCATGCTCACCGAGATCGGCGGCCGCACCGACGCGCTGGAGGCCTCCAACCGCGACCTGGCCCACGAGATCACCGAGCGCGAGGGCGCCGAGCAGGCGCTGCGCAACAGCGAGAAGCGCTACCGCGCGCTGGTCTCGACCCTGTCCACGGTGGTGTGGGTGGCGAACCGGGACTGGGAGTTCGAGGGCGAGCAGGCCTCGTGGGAGGCCTACACCGGCCAGTCCGGCAACGAGTACCGGGGCAAGGGCTGGCGCAAGGCCTTCCACCCCGACGACCTGCCGGCGCTGGAGCGGAGCATCGCCCACGCGATCCGTACCCGCGAGACCTTCGAGGCGGAGTTCCGCCTGTGGCAGGCTTCCAGCGCGCAGTACCGCATCGTCTCCCTGAGGCCGGTGGCGGTGTTCGACGCCGGCGGCGCGTTCCGCGAGTGGATCGGCACCCTCACCGACATCGACGACCGCCGCCGCGCCGAGGACGAGGTGCGCCGCCTCAACGTGGAACTGGAGGCTCGGGTGGAGGAGCGCACCCGCAAGCTGCAGGAGGCCAACGGCGAGCTGGAGGCGTTCTCCTACTCGGTGTCCCATGACTTGCGCGCGCCGCTGCGCGCGATAGACGGCTTCAGCCAGACCCTGCTGCTGGAGTACGGCGAGAAGGTCGAGGAGAAGATGCGCGGCTACCTCATGCGCATCAAGGCCGGCGCGGTGCGCATGGGCCAGCTCATCGAGGACCTCCTGAGCCTCTCCCGCATCTCGCGCCTCGAACTCAGGCGCCAGGAAGTGGACGTGAGCGCGATCGCCCACGGGGTGCTGGAGGACCTGCAGCAGCGCGAGCCGGAGCGCAAGGTGCAGTACTCGGTCTGGGACGGCGTGACGGTGGACGCGGACCCCAGGCTGGTGCGGGTGGCACTGGAGAACCTCCTCGGCAACGCCTGGAAGTTCACGTCCAAGGTGCTGGAGGCGAAGATCGAGTTCGGAATGATGCAGGAGGGCGCGCGGCAGGTGATGTTCGTGCGCGACAACGGCGCCGGCTTCGACATGGCCTACTCCGACAAGCTGTTCGGCGCGTTCCAACGGCTGCACGGCGTGCACGAGTTCCCGGGCACCGGCATCGGCCTCGCCACCGTGCAGCGCATCGTGCTGCGCCACGGCGGCCGCATCTGGTGCCAGGCCAAGCCCGACAAGGGCGCCACCTTCTTCTTCACGGTGAACGAGGACCGCGGCGAGCCGCCGCGCGCGCCGGCGTGA
- a CDS encoding YfiR family protein produces the protein MAFLSAMHRSWLCRLLACTSLLAALPALAIAQDQEIDAQQRIEAAYLYKFGGYVTWPDQAFASPNSPIVIGVAGSDPLAANLGALVEGRSIGNRPVVVKRVRPGDTISGLHILFVAAGTPGSQSLLDAARGRWTLAVTEGPDGLGRGADMTFVVVDDRVRFDVDLDMVQQSSLKLSSLLLSVAHSVSGASRQ, from the coding sequence GTGGCGTTCCTGAGCGCGATGCATCGCAGCTGGCTCTGCCGGCTGCTGGCCTGCACGTCGCTGCTGGCGGCGCTGCCGGCGCTCGCCATCGCGCAGGACCAGGAGATCGACGCCCAGCAACGCATCGAGGCCGCCTACCTCTACAAGTTCGGCGGCTACGTGACCTGGCCGGACCAGGCCTTCGCCTCGCCCAACAGTCCCATCGTCATCGGCGTGGCGGGTTCCGACCCGCTGGCCGCGAACCTCGGCGCGCTGGTGGAGGGCCGCAGCATCGGCAACCGGCCGGTGGTGGTGAAACGCGTGCGGCCCGGAGACACGATAAGCGGCCTGCACATCCTGTTCGTCGCCGCCGGCACGCCGGGCAGCCAGTCCCTGCTGGACGCGGCCCGTGGCCGTTGGACGCTGGCGGTCACCGAAGGGCCGGATGGGCTGGGCCGCGGCGCCGATATGACCTTCGTGGTGGTGGACGACCGCGTCCGTTTCGACGTGGACCTGGATATGGTGCAGCAGAGCAGCCTCAAGCTGAGTTCGTTGCTGCTGTCGGTGGCGCACTCCGTGAGCGGGGCCTCCAGGCAGTGA
- a CDS encoding TonB-dependent receptor codes for MPESIPNHLKLAYAISAALLALGLAHAPAACAQETALADLSLEELANLPVTSVSKRPEPLANAAAAIYVITNDDIRRTGARTLLGALRLAPNLQVADANNQTWAIGARGATSATTDKMLVLIDGRIVYSPLFSGTFWDAQNVMLEDVDRIEVVSGPGGTLWGTNAVNGIINIITRKAQATGGTLAAAGGGRHGGNAEARYGGELESGSYRVYGMMSADANNHTNTGLDMPDAQNLAQAGFRTDWTGLEHQDTLQGDAYKRDEDNPLGEGIRISGANLSNHWQNKLSGGSDLSVLTYLDHVLRDQPNNYTDREDIANAEFQQALPPVGAQSLTWGASYRYVMDDFQPAPTSGLNFIPASVNQSWESLFAQNETALTASLRGIVGLRLEHNPYTGTETLPNLRLAWNATDNTLLWTAVSRAVRSPSRLDADLYSPQNPPYFLVGNQNFESEVVKVYEAGMRSQPAPEWSYAVNVYHDYSDNIRTTDVVTAVPLQVTFGNGMTSSTTGMSAWATWKPLDNWRFQAGFSALRESHTLQPQSLPSSIPPEGNDPHNQWSLRSSYDFSSGMELDVTVRHVGALPDPMVPAYTVGSMRLGMDLGRNFELSFAAFNLFGPSHIEFGPTGTAEFGRSYYLRLTWRS; via the coding sequence ATGCCAGAGTCCATCCCGAACCATCTCAAGCTCGCGTACGCGATCAGCGCCGCGCTGCTGGCGCTCGGGCTCGCGCACGCGCCGGCCGCCTGCGCACAGGAGACCGCGCTGGCGGACCTCTCGCTGGAGGAACTGGCGAACCTGCCGGTGACGTCCGTCTCCAAGCGGCCCGAGCCCCTGGCGAACGCCGCGGCGGCGATCTACGTGATCACCAACGACGACATCCGCCGCACCGGGGCGCGCACGCTGCTGGGCGCGCTGCGCCTGGCGCCGAACCTGCAGGTGGCGGACGCCAACAACCAGACCTGGGCGATCGGCGCGCGCGGCGCCACTTCCGCCACCACCGACAAGATGCTGGTGCTCATCGACGGTCGCATCGTGTACTCGCCGCTGTTCTCGGGCACGTTCTGGGACGCCCAGAACGTGATGCTGGAGGACGTGGACCGCATCGAGGTGGTGAGCGGCCCCGGAGGCACGCTGTGGGGCACCAACGCCGTGAACGGCATCATCAACATCATCACCCGCAAGGCCCAGGCCACGGGCGGCACGCTGGCCGCAGCCGGCGGCGGCCGGCACGGCGGCAACGCCGAGGCCCGCTACGGCGGCGAGCTGGAGAGCGGCAGCTACCGCGTGTACGGCATGATGAGCGCCGACGCCAACAACCACACCAATACCGGCCTCGATATGCCGGATGCCCAGAACCTGGCGCAGGCCGGGTTCCGCACCGACTGGACCGGCCTCGAGCACCAGGACACGCTGCAGGGCGACGCCTACAAACGCGACGAGGACAACCCGCTGGGTGAGGGCATCCGCATCTCCGGCGCGAACCTCTCGAACCACTGGCAGAACAAGCTGTCCGGCGGCTCAGACCTCTCGGTGCTGACCTACCTGGACCACGTGCTGCGCGACCAGCCCAACAACTACACCGACCGCGAGGACATCGCCAATGCGGAGTTCCAGCAGGCGCTGCCGCCGGTGGGGGCGCAGTCCCTGACCTGGGGCGCAAGCTACCGCTACGTGATGGATGACTTCCAGCCGGCGCCGACCTCAGGCCTGAACTTCATCCCGGCCAGCGTGAACCAGTCCTGGGAGAGCCTGTTCGCCCAGAACGAGACCGCACTGACCGCCTCGCTGCGCGGTATCGTGGGCCTCAGGCTGGAGCATAACCCCTACACCGGCACCGAGACGCTGCCGAACCTGCGCCTGGCCTGGAATGCGACCGACAACACGCTGTTGTGGACCGCGGTCTCGCGCGCGGTGCGCTCGCCCTCGCGCCTGGATGCGGACCTCTACTCGCCGCAGAACCCGCCCTACTTCCTGGTGGGCAACCAGAACTTCGAGTCCGAGGTGGTGAAGGTCTACGAGGCCGGCATGCGCTCGCAGCCTGCGCCGGAGTGGTCCTACGCGGTGAACGTGTACCACGACTACTCCGACAACATCCGCACCACGGACGTGGTCACGGCGGTGCCGCTGCAGGTGACCTTCGGCAACGGCATGACCAGCAGCACCACCGGCATGAGCGCCTGGGCCACCTGGAAGCCGCTGGACAACTGGCGCTTCCAGGCCGGGTTCAGCGCGCTTAGGGAAAGCCACACGCTCCAGCCGCAGTCGCTGCCGAGCAGCATCCCGCCCGAGGGCAACGACCCCCACAACCAGTGGAGCCTGCGTTCCTCCTACGACTTCAGCAGCGGCATGGAACTGGACGTGACGGTGCGCCACGTGGGCGCGCTGCCGGATCCGATGGTGCCCGCCTACACCGTGGGCAGCATGCGCCTGGGGATGGACCTCGGCCGTAACTTCGAGCTCTCGTTCGCCGCATTCAACCTGTTCGGCCCCTCGCACATCGAGTTCGGCCCCACCGGCACCGCAGAGTTCGGCCGCAGCTACTACCTAAGGCTGACGTGGCGTTCCTGA
- a CDS encoding DHA2 family efflux MFS transporter permease subunit: MDTAKPVTRPGAPPVSALSRRLLPWLVAVAFFMESLDTTILNTAAPAIAAAMQVVPLSMKAVLSSYTLSLAVFIPVSGWVADRFGTRRVFAAAIGIFTLGSFLCGLCTDIHGLVACRVLQGAGGAMMIPVGRIAIVRTFGRSELIRTMSFIAIPGLVGPMLGPVAGGLIVSYLPWNVIFFINIPIGLAGLYLVYRYLPDYRETKRTPLDLVGLILFGSGIALLSYVLEVFGEHSLSGREMLSLLAISAALLAGYGLHTLRLSHPLLRLALFRVRTFRTAVSGGFVTRLGMGGIPFLFPLLYQVGLGFTPLQSGLMLVPQAFAAMSLKLTMPKILTRFGYRRVLMANTLMIGVMIALFATIGADTPVPLVVFYVFAYGFFASLQYTSMNTLVYADVTARQTSGASTLASTLQQLSISFGVACASLVTAAFIPDRFHADPAQMIHGIHEGFLVLGVLTVASTLVFQALRSGDGDAVSRPKAVLPGGP; the protein is encoded by the coding sequence ATGGATACCGCCAAGCCCGTCACCCGCCCCGGCGCCCCTCCCGTCTCCGCGCTCAGCCGGCGGCTGCTGCCCTGGCTGGTAGCGGTGGCGTTCTTCATGGAGTCGCTGGACACCACCATCCTCAACACCGCGGCGCCCGCCATCGCCGCGGCCATGCAGGTGGTGCCGCTCAGCATGAAGGCGGTGCTCTCGAGCTACACGCTCAGCCTCGCGGTGTTCATACCGGTGAGCGGTTGGGTCGCGGACCGCTTCGGCACGCGCCGGGTGTTCGCCGCCGCCATCGGCATCTTCACCCTGGGCTCGTTCCTCTGCGGCCTGTGCACGGACATCCACGGACTGGTGGCCTGCCGCGTGCTGCAGGGCGCCGGCGGCGCCATGATGATCCCGGTGGGCCGCATCGCCATCGTGCGCACCTTCGGCCGTTCCGAGCTCATCCGCACCATGAGCTTCATCGCGATCCCGGGCCTGGTGGGCCCCATGCTGGGCCCGGTGGCGGGCGGGCTGATCGTGAGCTACCTGCCGTGGAACGTGATCTTCTTCATCAACATACCCATCGGCCTGGCGGGCTTGTACCTGGTGTACCGCTACCTGCCGGACTACCGGGAGACGAAGCGCACGCCGCTGGACCTCGTCGGCCTGATCCTGTTCGGCTCGGGCATCGCCCTGCTCTCCTATGTATTGGAGGTGTTCGGCGAGCACAGCCTGAGCGGGCGCGAGATGCTGAGCCTGCTCGCCATCTCCGCGGCGCTGCTGGCGGGCTACGGCCTGCACACCCTGCGCCTCTCCCACCCGCTGCTCAGGCTCGCGCTGTTCCGCGTGCGCACCTTCCGCACCGCGGTGAGCGGCGGCTTCGTGACGCGCCTCGGCATGGGCGGCATCCCGTTCCTGTTCCCGCTGCTGTACCAGGTGGGCCTGGGGTTCACGCCGCTGCAGTCGGGGCTCATGCTGGTGCCGCAGGCCTTCGCGGCCATGAGCCTCAAGCTCACCATGCCGAAGATCCTCACGCGCTTCGGCTACCGGCGCGTGCTGATGGCGAACACGCTGATGATCGGCGTCATGATCGCGCTGTTCGCCACCATCGGCGCTGACACGCCGGTGCCGCTGGTGGTGTTCTACGTGTTCGCCTACGGCTTCTTCGCCTCGCTGCAGTACACCAGCATGAACACGCTGGTGTACGCCGACGTGACCGCGCGCCAGACCAGCGGGGCCAGCACCCTCGCCAGCACGCTGCAGCAGTTGTCCATCAGCTTCGGCGTGGCCTGCGCCTCGCTGGTGACGGCCGCCTTCATCCCGGACCGCTTCCACGCGGACCCGGCACAGATGATCCACGGCATCCACGAGGGCTTCCTGGTGCTCGGCGTGCTCACGGTGGCCTCGACCCTGGTGTTCCAGGCCCTCAGGAGCGGCGACGGCGATGCCGTGAGCCGGCCCAAGGCGGTACTTCCCGGCGGCCCATGA
- the cyoE gene encoding heme o synthase: MTGSLAGERAAWRDYLELGKPKVVSLIVFTAVVGMFLAVPGWPPLPGLVFGTLGIALAASGAAAVNHVLDRRIDALMHRTRHRPLPMHRLTQVQALGYAAALVLAGSALLAWQVNPLTAWLTFVSLVGYAVIYTVYLKRASAQGVVIGGAAGAAPPLLGWAAATGHVDPGALALFLIIFVWTPPHFWALAIHRREDYAKTGLPLLPVTRGVAHTKLQILLYTLLLAAVSLLPFAIGMSGLLYLIAALVLGGLFLWQAWRLKTSEDERLPLRTFRFSLWYLALLFAALLVDHHLPLPPAG; this comes from the coding sequence GTGACCGGCAGCCTCGCCGGGGAACGCGCCGCCTGGCGCGACTACCTGGAGCTCGGCAAGCCCAAGGTGGTCTCGCTCATCGTGTTCACGGCGGTGGTGGGCATGTTCCTGGCGGTGCCGGGCTGGCCGCCGCTGCCGGGGCTGGTGTTCGGCACGCTCGGCATCGCGCTCGCGGCCTCCGGCGCCGCAGCGGTCAACCACGTGCTGGACCGGCGCATCGACGCATTGATGCACCGCACCCGGCACCGGCCGCTGCCCATGCACAGGCTGACGCAGGTGCAGGCGCTGGGGTACGCCGCGGCCCTGGTGCTGGCGGGAAGCGCGCTGCTGGCGTGGCAGGTGAACCCGCTCACGGCATGGCTCACGTTCGTCTCGCTGGTGGGCTATGCCGTGATATACACGGTGTACCTGAAGCGCGCCTCGGCCCAGGGCGTCGTAATCGGCGGGGCCGCGGGCGCCGCGCCGCCGCTGCTCGGGTGGGCGGCAGCCACCGGGCACGTGGACCCGGGCGCGCTCGCGCTCTTCCTCATCATCTTCGTGTGGACGCCGCCGCACTTCTGGGCGCTGGCGATCCACCGCCGCGAAGACTACGCCAAGACGGGCCTGCCCCTGCTGCCGGTGACCCGCGGCGTGGCGCACACCAAGCTGCAGATCCTGCTCTACACGCTGCTGCTGGCGGCGGTGAGCCTCCTGCCCTTCGCCATCGGCATGAGCGGCCTCCTGTATCTCATCGCCGCGCTGGTGCTGGGCGGCCTGTTCCTGTGGCAGGCCTGGCGCCTCAAGACCAGCGAAGACGAACGGCTGCCGCTGCGCACCTTCCGTTTCTCCCTCTGGTATCTCGCGCTGCTGTTCGCCGCGCTGCTGGTGGACCACCACTTGCCGCTCCCGCCCGCGGGCTGA
- a CDS encoding cytochrome c oxidase assembly protein, producing the protein MNLEWDWQPAVLLALILAAGAYLAGLLRMRSRRRLLDARRRAAFAAGLAAVFFALLSPLDGFADRSFSAHMLQHLMLMLLAPPLLVYARPATAWLWAFPLRGRRVLGRVWSGGFATGFRLLMHPVSVWLLSSLALVFWHLPGPYGWALEDEGIHTFEHACLFVTSLMFWSLVIEPYRRRQDYPACMLLVATFSVEMGFLGALLTFAPRPLYAFYAHAVLPWGLDPLEDQQIAGLVMWIPAGLVHVTTLATLFLGWLRQAEREAQATVSRLILPAVGGH; encoded by the coding sequence GTGAACCTGGAATGGGACTGGCAGCCGGCGGTGCTGCTCGCCCTCATCCTGGCGGCTGGAGCCTACCTCGCGGGACTCCTGCGCATGCGCTCACGCCGGCGCCTGCTCGATGCACGCCGCCGCGCGGCCTTCGCCGCGGGCCTCGCCGCCGTCTTCTTCGCACTGCTCTCGCCCCTCGACGGCTTCGCGGACCGCTCGTTCTCCGCCCACATGCTGCAGCACCTCATGCTGATGCTGCTGGCACCGCCGCTGCTGGTCTATGCGCGCCCGGCCACGGCCTGGCTGTGGGCCTTCCCGTTGCGGGGCCGGCGCGTGCTGGGCCGCGTCTGGAGCGGCGGCTTCGCGACCGGCTTCCGCCTGCTCATGCACCCCGTGAGCGTGTGGCTGCTGTCGAGCCTGGCGCTGGTGTTCTGGCACCTGCCAGGGCCCTATGGCTGGGCGCTGGAAGACGAGGGCATCCATACCTTCGAGCATGCCTGCCTGTTCGTCACCTCGCTGATGTTCTGGTCGCTGGTGATCGAGCCCTATCGGCGCCGGCAGGACTACCCGGCCTGCATGCTGCTGGTGGCCACGTTCAGCGTGGAGATGGGCTTCCTCGGCGCGCTGCTCACCTTCGCGCCGCGGCCGCTCTACGCCTTCTATGCCCATGCCGTCCTGCCGTGGGGCCTCGACCCGCTCGAGGACCAGCAGATCGCCGGGCTCGTGATGTGGATACCGGCCGGGCTCGTCCACGTCACCACCCTCGCCACCTTGTTCCTGGGCTGGCTCCGTCAGGCGGAACGCGAAGCACAGGCCACCGTGTCACGCCTGATCCTGCCCGCCGTCGGAGGCCATTGA
- a CDS encoding cytochrome c oxidase subunit 3, producing MNQAVDEFRELPVGSKGRRSSGWWGMVALVASEAAVFGYLLFSYYYLMAHSLHVWPLGGPPTLRLSAPGTLVLLAGSFVMYWGERGIKQGANGRLIAGLAISIVLAALFILLELWEWHDKGATPSTDVYSSSYFIITGFHLAHLAVGMVMLAVALVWACLGYFGPRRHSAVTIAGLYWHFVTVVWLAVFFTFFIVPRLSP from the coding sequence ATGAACCAGGCCGTGGATGAGTTCCGCGAGCTGCCGGTGGGCAGCAAGGGCCGCCGCTCCTCCGGCTGGTGGGGCATGGTGGCGCTTGTGGCGAGCGAGGCCGCGGTGTTCGGCTACCTGCTGTTCAGCTACTACTACCTGATGGCGCACTCGCTGCATGTGTGGCCGCTGGGCGGGCCGCCCACGCTGCGCCTCTCGGCCCCCGGCACGCTCGTACTGCTGGCCGGCAGCTTCGTCATGTACTGGGGGGAGCGCGGCATCAAGCAAGGCGCCAACGGACGGCTCATCGCCGGGCTCGCCATCAGCATCGTCCTGGCGGCGCTCTTCATACTCCTCGAGCTCTGGGAATGGCACGACAAGGGCGCCACCCCGAGCACGGACGTATACAGCTCCTCGTACTTCATCATCACCGGCTTCCACCTGGCGCACCTGGCGGTCGGGATGGTGATGCTGGCAGTGGCGCTGGTGTGGGCATGCCTCGGCTACTTCGGCCCGCGACGCCACTCCGCCGTCACCATCGCCGGCCTGTACTGGCACTTCGTGACGGTGGTGTGGCTCGCGGTCTTCTTCACCTTCTTCATCGTGCCGCGCCTCAGCCCATGA
- a CDS encoding cbb3-type cytochrome c oxidase subunit I — MPALVTRDEAARHAAKLKALWETSPGLKGWLATVDHKELGKRYLITAFVFLLLGGLEAAVMRWQLMQPDMHVLTPEAYAQLFTMHGITMIFLYAFPVLTGFSVYLWPLLLGCRDLAFPRLNAFTYWIFLFSGLLFYASFAAGWAPNNGWYNYVPYASQPYNPGPNIDVYAMAMILLGISTTGAAINFIVTLVRLRAPGMSINRIPILVWGTITAAMGNLFAVPAVSLAFALLWFDRQFNTHFYDVSQGGQPLLWQHLFWMFGHPWVYAIVLPAMGIVSDGIPIFCRRPLVGYSAVVLSTIATMVLGFGVWVHHMFATGIPMTAASFFSSASFIIVIPSAVAVFAWIATVWTGRPQFTAPFLFFAGFVLLFVIGGVSGFMTAAVPLDWQLTHTYFVVGHIHYVIIGINVFPVIAGVHLWFPKMTGRMMSEKLGKWSFWVMFVGFNLGFFPMHIVGLQGMPRRIYTYAADTGWGGTNLVITLGSYLFAAGVLLFLSNVVWSRWRGRPAGPNPWDGPTLEWSVSSPPPAYNFAVIPVVASRHPLWDGRLREEAVASSLDEGYLLAKERETLGTTPVDAEPDAILRMPRESLMPLLVSLALLVVFLGFSIHGVSALACWVLAGLGGAGTLACGIAWLWPHRYMVQTLDEDAP, encoded by the coding sequence ATCCCCGCCCTCGTCACCCGCGACGAGGCGGCACGTCATGCCGCGAAGCTGAAGGCCCTGTGGGAGACCTCACCCGGCCTGAAGGGCTGGCTCGCCACGGTGGACCACAAGGAGCTCGGCAAGCGCTATCTCATCACCGCCTTCGTGTTCCTGCTGCTGGGAGGGCTCGAGGCGGCGGTGATGCGCTGGCAGCTCATGCAGCCGGACATGCATGTGCTGACCCCGGAAGCCTATGCCCAGCTCTTCACCATGCACGGCATCACCATGATCTTCCTGTACGCGTTCCCGGTGCTCACCGGGTTCAGCGTATACCTGTGGCCCTTGCTGCTCGGTTGCCGAGACCTGGCTTTCCCCCGGCTCAACGCCTTCACCTATTGGATATTCCTGTTCTCGGGCCTCCTGTTCTATGCCAGCTTCGCCGCGGGCTGGGCGCCCAACAACGGCTGGTACAACTACGTCCCCTATGCCTCCCAGCCCTACAACCCCGGACCCAACATCGACGTCTATGCCATGGCGATGATCCTGCTGGGGATCTCGACCACCGGTGCCGCCATCAACTTCATCGTGACCCTGGTGCGGCTGCGCGCGCCGGGCATGTCCATCAACCGCATCCCGATCCTGGTCTGGGGCACCATCACCGCCGCCATGGGCAACCTGTTCGCGGTGCCGGCGGTATCGCTGGCGTTCGCGTTGCTGTGGTTCGACCGGCAATTCAACACCCACTTCTACGACGTGAGCCAGGGCGGGCAGCCGCTGCTGTGGCAGCACCTGTTCTGGATGTTCGGCCACCCGTGGGTGTACGCGATCGTGCTGCCGGCCATGGGCATCGTCTCGGACGGCATCCCCATCTTCTGCCGCCGCCCGCTGGTGGGCTACTCGGCGGTGGTGCTATCCACCATCGCCACCATGGTGCTGGGCTTCGGCGTCTGGGTGCACCACATGTTCGCCACCGGCATCCCCATGACGGCCGCCTCGTTCTTCAGCTCGGCGAGCTTCATCATAGTGATCCCGAGCGCGGTGGCGGTGTTCGCCTGGATCGCCACCGTCTGGACCGGGAGGCCGCAGTTCACGGCGCCGTTCCTGTTCTTCGCCGGCTTCGTGCTGCTGTTCGTGATCGGCGGCGTGTCCGGCTTCATGACCGCGGCGGTGCCGCTGGACTGGCAGCTCACCCATACCTACTTCGTGGTCGGCCACATCCACTACGTGATCATCGGCATCAACGTGTTCCCGGTGATCGCGGGCGTGCACCTCTGGTTCCCCAAGATGACCGGACGGATGATGAGCGAGAAGCTCGGCAAGTGGAGCTTCTGGGTGATGTTCGTCGGCTTCAACCTCGGCTTCTTCCCCATGCACATCGTCGGGCTGCAGGGCATGCCGCGGCGCATCTACACCTACGCGGCGGACACGGGCTGGGGCGGCACCAACCTGGTGATCACCCTCGGTTCCTACCTGTTCGCCGCCGGCGTCCTACTGTTCCTCAGCAACGTGGTGTGGAGCCGCTGGCGCGGCAGGCCCGCCGGCCCCAACCCCTGGGACGGCCCGACGCTGGAGTGGAGCGTGAGCTCGCCGCCGCCCGCCTACAACTTCGCGGTGATCCCGGTGGTGGCGAGCCGCCATCCGCTCTGGGACGGGCGGCTCAGGGAAGAAGCGGTGGCGAGCTCGCTCGATGAGGGCTACCTCCTGGCGAAGGAGCGCGAGACGCTGGGCACGACCCCGGTGGACGCGGAACCGGACGCGATCCTGCGCATGCCGCGCGAGTCGCTGATGCCGCTGCTGGTGTCGCTGGCACTGCTGGTGGTGTTCCTGGGCTTCTCCATCCACGGGGTGTCGGCGCTGGCCTGCTGGGTCCTGGCGGGACTGGGCGGTGCCGGCACGCTGGCGTGCGGCATCGCCTGGCTGTGGCCGCACCGCTACATGGTGCAGACGCTCGATGAGGATGCGCCATGA